In Tripterygium wilfordii isolate XIE 37 chromosome 23, ASM1340144v1, whole genome shotgun sequence, one genomic interval encodes:
- the LOC119992535 gene encoding enhancer of rudimentary homolog, producing the protein MANRHTIILIQTSPNRGTRTFMDYGSITQAMDGICGLYERKLRDLNPAIRNITYDIGDLYNFIDGLADMSALVYDHSLQAFLPYDRQWIKQRTFQHLKKLAN; encoded by the exons ATG GCGAATAGGCATACCATTATCCTGATTCAAACCTCTCCAAACCGAGGAACTAGAACATTTATGGATTATGGGTCAATAACGCAAGCGATGGATG GTATATGTGGGCTATACGAGAGGAAGCTCAGGGACTTGAATCCGGCCATCAGAAACATCACATATGACATTGGAGATCTGTACAATTTCATTGATGGTCTTGCAGACATGAGCGCACTGGT TTATGATCACTCACTTCAGGCTTTCTTACCCTACGACAGACAGTGGATCAAACAGAGGACATTTCAGCACCTCAAGAAATTAGCAAATTGA
- the LOC119993003 gene encoding probable folate-biopterin transporter 6 produces MDPLEAQALISRPTNPAKHNHPCQSPTNKKNLDPLSLLLQPFQWLHMLSSHLNPSFVIGVALVYGLGQGFSGSLFKVVTDYYWKDVQKVQPSEVQLYMGFYYIPWVMKPVWGLLTDVFPVRGYRRKPYFVMAGVLGGVSALMVALLGDLPVVVALICLIGLTAGMAIADVAIDACIATNSIECRELAPDMQSLCWFCSSAGALVGYSTSGVLVHHLGAQAALGILAVPPASLIVLGFLIHESKPSSTLHPQKKKKKEPLEGLGVAVTSMCKSIKCPQVWKPSLYMFLSLALSISTHEGQFYWYTDPKAGPAFSQEFVGIIYAIGAMASMVGLVIYHKTLKDYPFRHIMFFAQLLYGVSGMLDLIFVLRWNLALGIPDYFFIVAEECVLKIITRIRWMPMMLLSTRLCPSGIEGTFFALLTCIDSLASLSSKWGGGIVMHLLNVSRTDFRNLWLAILIRNVMRFSALGFIFLVPKATYSEDLIPLDILKNNSAANVDDVEDGDEEMLQRVLKNAV; encoded by the exons ATGGATCCTCTTGAAGCCCAAGCACTCATCTCCAGACCAACAAACCCTGCCAAACACAACCATCCATGTCAGTCTcctacaaacaaaaaaaacctcGATCCTTTATCATTGCTTCTCCAACCATTTCAATGGCTTCATATGCTCTCAAGTCACCTGAACCCAAGCTTTGTAATCGGAGTCGCCCTCGTTTACGGCCTCGGCCAGGGCTTCTCTGGATCACTCTTCAAGGTAGTGACTGATTACTACTGGAAAGATGTCCAGAAAGTCCAGCCTTCTGAAGTTCAACTCTACATGGGCTTTTACTACATTCCTTGGGTCATGAAACCAGTATGGGGTCTCTTGACTGATGTTTTTCCGGTGAGAGGGTACCGGAGGAAGCCTTACTTTGTCATGGCGGGGGTTCTTGGAGGAGTTTCTGCATTGATGGTTGCTCTGCTTGGGGATTTGCCAGTTGTGGTGGCTTTGATTTGCTTGATTGGGTTGACTGCTGGAATGGCGATTGCAGATGTTGCGATTGATGCGTGTATTGCTACGAATAGTATTGAGTGCAGAGAATTGGCTCCGGATATGCAGAGTCTGTGCTGGTTTTGCTCTTCTGCTGGAGCTTTGGTTGGGTACTCCACTAGTGGGGTCTTGGTTCATCACCTTGGAGCTCAG GCAGCACTCGGTATCTTGGCAGTCCCACCAGCGTCGTTGATAGTTCTGGGTTTTCTGATCCATGAATCGAAACCTTCGAGTACTCTTCATcctcagaagaagaagaaaaaagag CCATTGGAGGGCTTAGGAGTAGCAGTGACAAGCATGTGTAAATCAATCAAGTGCCCTCAAGTATGGAAACCATCACTTTACATGTTCCTCTCTTTGGCTCTCAGTATAAGCACTCATGAAGGCCAGTTTTACTGGTACACAGACCCTAAAGCAGGTCCTGCATTCTCACAG GAATTTGTTGGGATCATATATGCCATTGGTGCAATGGCTTCAATGGTAGGACTTGTGATTTATCACAAGACCTTGAAAGACTATCCATTCAGGCACATAATGTTCTTTGCACAACTCCTGTATGGCGTATCCGGAATGCTTGATCTCATCTTTGTCTTGCGCTGGAACTTAGCGCTCGGAATACCAGATTACTTCTTCATTGTTGCAGAAGAATGTGTACTGAAAATCATAACCAGAATCAGGTGGATGCCGATGATGCTTCTCAGCACTCGACTTTGTCCTTCAGGAATCGAAGGCACGTTTTTCGCTCTTCTGACGTGCATAGATAGTCTTGCTTCGTTGTCGTCGAAATGGGGTGGAGGGATTGTTATGCATTTGTTGAATGTCAGTAGGACTGATTTTAGAAATCTATGGTTGGCCATTTTGATACGAAACGTTATGAGATTTAGTGCTTTGGGATTCATCTTTCTTGTCCCCAAAGCTACTTATTCAGAGGATTTGATCCCCTTGGATATTTTGAAGAATAATTCAGCAGCAAATGTAGATGATGTGGAGGATGGAGATGAGGAGATGCTGCAACGTGTTTTAAAGAATGCAGTCTAG
- the LOC119992890 gene encoding nuclear nucleic acid-binding protein C1D-like, whose amino-acid sequence MTESTAVPESVLDSATRTLANVEQVEAHLPELLSLSDPEVLAKLPPLQRAQSLLLLAKATTALFTLRLRCSGIQPDDHPVKTELERLNLYQDKLERFIDLSRAPLRPSTTLNYQAATRFIENSLPDLTPGQRQSMKDVSKREGTRIKYLEKTVQKKRKHQSVQTAAKEFLEKASLELLGDSQGSFKGPLQVDASYKD is encoded by the exons ATGACGGAGAGCACGGCAGTGCCTGAATCGGTTTTGGATTCAGCGACGAGAACCTTAGCGAACGTAGAACAAGTTGAAGCCCACCTGCCCGAGTTATTGTCTCTCTCAGACCCAGAAGTCCTCGCAAAACTTCCACCTCTCCAACGAGCTCAGTCTCTTCTCTTGCTTGCCAAGGCCACCACCGCACTCTTCACTT TGAGATTGAGGTGCAGTGGAATTCAGCCGGATGACCATCCTGTCAAAACAGAGCTT GAAAGGTTAAACTTGTACCAAGACAAGCTGGAGCGATTCATAGATTTGAGTAGAG CTCCGTTGCGGCCTTCCACTACCTTAAATTATCAGGCAGCAACCCGTTTTATTGAGAATTCTTTGCCAGATCTAACCCCTG GGCAGAGGCAAAGCATGAAGGATGTCAGTAAGAGAGAGGGGACAAGGATCAAGTACTTAGAGAAGACTGTACAAAAGAAGAGGAAACATCAATCTGTCCAAACTGCTGCAAAGGAATTCCTTGAAAAAGCTTCCCTTGAACTTCTTGGTGATAGTCAGGGTAGTTTTAAGGGACCTCTCCAGGTTGATGCTTCCTATAAAGATTGA